One part of the Paenibacillus silvisoli genome encodes these proteins:
- a CDS encoding immunoglobulin-like domain-containing protein produces the protein MKPFLMLVLIMISITACSSGQAESNQSNNIVEPSVGTLIEEYYPLDDLQKKKKITITLDKSVYVKDDKLGITVTNNSDVQISFGTDFKVQPPVDGDWETITLNNYGFDDVGSLLKPDKHYTDNPIILKYLPVSESIMA, from the coding sequence ATGAAGCCTTTTTTGATGCTTGTTCTAATTATGATTTCTATAACTGCATGCTCGTCTGGACAGGCAGAATCGAACCAATCAAACAACATTGTCGAACCCTCGGTTGGAACGCTAATCGAGGAGTACTATCCGTTAGATGATCTTCAGAAAAAGAAGAAAATAACGATTACACTAGATAAGTCAGTTTATGTAAAAGATGATAAGCTTGGCATTACCGTCACGAATAATTCCGATGTACAGATTTCCTTTGGGACTGATTTTAAGGTCCAACCACCAGTAGATGGTGATTGGGAAACAATTACTTTAAACAATTACGGATTTGACGATGTTGGGAGTCTCCTGAAACCTGACAAACATTATACTGATAACCCCATCATTCTAAAATATTTGCCAGTAAGTGAATCGATAATGGCCTAA